The Etheostoma cragini isolate CJK2018 chromosome 5, CSU_Ecrag_1.0, whole genome shotgun sequence genome contains a region encoding:
- the add2 gene encoding beta-adducin isoform X4, translated as MSKSPTPKGTPVQRSPSDGVPEGLLSPQHSTPSSGPQHKKRISSLLQSPSFREELDVLIQEQMKKGGSSSNLWALRQLADFMASHGAPAALPVTPSNMMMVTPINDLQGWEPGSMVKGERLMRCKLASAHRLFDLYGWAQISRSCLTLRVSKEQEHFLVLSDGLAYSEVTGSSLVKVNILGEVVEKGSTNLGVDPEKFSLHSAIYSARPDVRCLLHLHTPATAAVSAMKCGLLPLSHEALLVGDVAYYDYNGVMEEEEDRVELQKSLGPTCKVLVLRNHGIMALGESVEEAFYTIYHIQAACQIQVSALCCAGGEQNLTLLDRTIHKPIVAGTVGWAGSTFGPLHKSRVGEHEFEALMRTMDNLGYRTGYAYRFPVLLERSRIRREVEVPATATAFHQFDDDGVHPALRQHPFAQRQQQERTRWLNTPNTYQKVNQEQASPGQRTTWLKAEEVTQAGSTAIKIETTNQFVPLFTNPQEVIETRNKIRQQNRQDMKTAGPQSQVLASVITVDSPPSPVSPPEVPPGPEPPNPFNQLTDQELDEYRKEVQRKQDGGTNGEEVENDKVSLPANSPTKGPPPSPPPVSEEAKTDPPAIQNGSEEEKQTTEELEKGMKALSTNDTTSTPAAPLPPKPQGGTPEGSPSKSPSKKKKKFKPPSFLKKSKKQKEKAET; from the exons ATGAGCAAGTCGCCCACCCCCAAAGGCACCCCGGTGCAGCGCAGCCCTAGTGATGGGGTCCCTGAGGGCCTCCTGTCTCCTCAGCATTCCACACCCAGCTCCGGACCCCAGCATAAGAAACGCATCTCCAGCCTCCTTCAGAGTCCG tcattCAGGGAGGAGCTGGATGTGTTGATCCAGGAACAGATGAAGAAGGGGGGCAGCTCATCCAACCTGTGGGCGCTGAGACAGCTAGCTGATTTCATGGCCTCGCATGGCGCCCCCGCCGCCCTGCCTGTCACCCCCTCTA ACATGATGATGGTAACTCCCATCAATGACCTGCAGGGCTGGGAGCCTGGCAGCATGGTGAAGGGGGAGAGGTTGATGCGCTGCAAGCTGGCTAGCGCCCATCGGCTGTTTGACCTGTACGGCTGGGCCCAGATCAGCCGCAGCTGTCTCACT CTGCGTGTCAGTAAAGAACAGGAACACTTCTTGGTGCTTTCAGACGGCCTGGCCTACAGTGAGGTGACTGGATCCAGTCTG GTAAAGGTGAACATCCTGGGTGAGGTGGTGGAGAAAGGCAGCACCAACCTGGGCGTGGACCCAGAGAAGTTCAGCCTGCACTCGGCCATCTACTCCGCCCGGCCAGATGTTCGCTGTCTGCTTCACCTCCACACTCCGGCCACGGCTGCG GTTTCAGCAATGAAGTGCGGCCTCCTGCCTCTGTCCCATGAGGCCCTGCTGGTCGGTGACGTGGCTTATTACGACTACAACGGAgtcatggaggaggaggaggacagagtgGAGCTGCAGAAGAGCCTGGGCCCAACCTGTAAG GTTCTAGTGCTGAGGAATCACGGCATCATGGCTCTGGGGGAGTCTGTGGAGGAGGCCTTTTACACTATCTACCACATCCAGGCTGCCTGCCAGATCCAG GTCTCAGCTTTGTGCTGTGCCGGTGGTGAACAGAACCTGACTCTTCTGGACCGGACCATCCATAAACCCATTGTAGCCGGCACTGTCGGCTGGGCTGGCTCCACCTTTGGACCCCTGCATAAGAGCCGCGTCGGGGAGCACGAGTTTGAAGCCCTCATGAGAACCATGGATAACTTG GGCTACCGTACAGGCTACGCCTACCGGTTCCCCGTGCTGCTGGAGCGTTCGCGGATACGGAGGGAGGTGGAGGTGCCTGCGACTGCCACGGCTTTCCACCAGTTTGATGACGACGGAGTGCACCCGGCTCTGAGGCAGCACCCTTTTGCTCAGCGCCAGCAGCAGGAGAGGACTCGGTGGCTCAACACCCCCAACACCTACCAAAAAGTCAACCAGGAGCAAGCCAGCCCGGGTCAGCGCACCACT TGGTTGAAGGCAGAAGAGGTGACACAAGCTGGCAGCACAGCCATCAAGATAGAGACCACCAACCAGTTTGTGCCTCTTTTCACCAACCCTCAAGAGGTGATTGAGACACGAAACAAG ATCCGACAGCAGAATCGTCAGGACATGAAGACCGCAGGACCACAGTCTCAAGTCCTCGCCAGTGTAATAACAGTCGACAGTCCTCCG TCTCCAGTCAGCCCACCTGAAGTCCCACCAGGGCCAGAACCTCCCAACCCCTTCAATCAGCTGACAGACCAGGAGCTGGATGAATACCGCAAAGAGGTGCAAAGGAAACAGGATGGAGGGACCAACG gggaggaggtggagaatgACAAGGTGTCTCTCCCCGCTAACTCCCCCACAAAGGGCCCCCCTCCCAGCCCCCCTCCTGTGTCAG AAGAGGCAAAGACGGACCCTCCAGCCATACAGAACGGCAGCGAGGAGGAGAAGCAGACGACAGAGGAGCTGGAGAAAGGGATGAAGGCTCTTTCAACCAACGACACCACCTCCACACCTGCTGCTCCTCTGCCCCCTAAACCTCAAGGCGGCACCCCGGAGGGCTCACCCTCCAAGTCCCCGtccaagaagaaaaagaagttcAAGCCGCCGTCGTTCCTAAAAAAGAGCAAGAAGCAGAAGGAGAAAGCCGAGACCTGA
- the add2 gene encoding beta-adducin isoform X5: MSKSPTPKGTPVQRSPSDGVPEGLLSPQHSTPSSGPQHKKRISSLLQSPSFREELDVLIQEQMKKGGSSSNLWALRQLADFMASHGAPAALPVTPSNMMMVTPINDLQGWEPGSMVKGERLMRCKLASAHRLFDLYGWAQISRSCLTLRVSKEQEHFLVLSDGLAYSEVTGSSLVKVNILGEVVEKGSTNLGVDPEKFSLHSAIYSARPDVRCLLHLHTPATAAVSAMKCGLLPLSHEALLVGDVAYYDYNGVMEEEEDRVELQKSLGPTCKVLVLRNHGIMALGESVEEAFYTIYHIQAACQIQVSALCCAGGEQNLTLLDRTIHKPIVAGTVGWAGSTFGPLHKSRVGEHEFEALMRTMDNLGYRTGYAYRFPVLLERSRIRREVEVPATATAFHQFDDDGVHPALRQHPFAQRQQQERTRWLNTPNTYQKVNQEQASPGQRTTWLKAEEVTQAGSTAIKIETTNQFVPLFTNPQEVIETRNKIRQQNRQDMKTAGPQSQVLASVITVDSPPSPVSPPEVPPGPEPPNPFNQLTDQELDEYRKEVQRKQDGGTNGHTSEEAKTDPPAIQNGSEEEKQTTEELEKGMKALSTNDTTSTPAAPLPPKPQGGTPEGSPSKSPSKKKKKFKPPSFLKKSKKQKEKAET; encoded by the exons ATGAGCAAGTCGCCCACCCCCAAAGGCACCCCGGTGCAGCGCAGCCCTAGTGATGGGGTCCCTGAGGGCCTCCTGTCTCCTCAGCATTCCACACCCAGCTCCGGACCCCAGCATAAGAAACGCATCTCCAGCCTCCTTCAGAGTCCG tcattCAGGGAGGAGCTGGATGTGTTGATCCAGGAACAGATGAAGAAGGGGGGCAGCTCATCCAACCTGTGGGCGCTGAGACAGCTAGCTGATTTCATGGCCTCGCATGGCGCCCCCGCCGCCCTGCCTGTCACCCCCTCTA ACATGATGATGGTAACTCCCATCAATGACCTGCAGGGCTGGGAGCCTGGCAGCATGGTGAAGGGGGAGAGGTTGATGCGCTGCAAGCTGGCTAGCGCCCATCGGCTGTTTGACCTGTACGGCTGGGCCCAGATCAGCCGCAGCTGTCTCACT CTGCGTGTCAGTAAAGAACAGGAACACTTCTTGGTGCTTTCAGACGGCCTGGCCTACAGTGAGGTGACTGGATCCAGTCTG GTAAAGGTGAACATCCTGGGTGAGGTGGTGGAGAAAGGCAGCACCAACCTGGGCGTGGACCCAGAGAAGTTCAGCCTGCACTCGGCCATCTACTCCGCCCGGCCAGATGTTCGCTGTCTGCTTCACCTCCACACTCCGGCCACGGCTGCG GTTTCAGCAATGAAGTGCGGCCTCCTGCCTCTGTCCCATGAGGCCCTGCTGGTCGGTGACGTGGCTTATTACGACTACAACGGAgtcatggaggaggaggaggacagagtgGAGCTGCAGAAGAGCCTGGGCCCAACCTGTAAG GTTCTAGTGCTGAGGAATCACGGCATCATGGCTCTGGGGGAGTCTGTGGAGGAGGCCTTTTACACTATCTACCACATCCAGGCTGCCTGCCAGATCCAG GTCTCAGCTTTGTGCTGTGCCGGTGGTGAACAGAACCTGACTCTTCTGGACCGGACCATCCATAAACCCATTGTAGCCGGCACTGTCGGCTGGGCTGGCTCCACCTTTGGACCCCTGCATAAGAGCCGCGTCGGGGAGCACGAGTTTGAAGCCCTCATGAGAACCATGGATAACTTG GGCTACCGTACAGGCTACGCCTACCGGTTCCCCGTGCTGCTGGAGCGTTCGCGGATACGGAGGGAGGTGGAGGTGCCTGCGACTGCCACGGCTTTCCACCAGTTTGATGACGACGGAGTGCACCCGGCTCTGAGGCAGCACCCTTTTGCTCAGCGCCAGCAGCAGGAGAGGACTCGGTGGCTCAACACCCCCAACACCTACCAAAAAGTCAACCAGGAGCAAGCCAGCCCGGGTCAGCGCACCACT TGGTTGAAGGCAGAAGAGGTGACACAAGCTGGCAGCACAGCCATCAAGATAGAGACCACCAACCAGTTTGTGCCTCTTTTCACCAACCCTCAAGAGGTGATTGAGACACGAAACAAG ATCCGACAGCAGAATCGTCAGGACATGAAGACCGCAGGACCACAGTCTCAAGTCCTCGCCAGTGTAATAACAGTCGACAGTCCTCCG TCTCCAGTCAGCCCACCTGAAGTCCCACCAGGGCCAGAACCTCCCAACCCCTTCAATCAGCTGACAGACCAGGAGCTGGATGAATACCGCAAAGAGGTGCAAAGGAAACAGGATGGAGGGACCAACG GGCACACTTCTG AAGAGGCAAAGACGGACCCTCCAGCCATACAGAACGGCAGCGAGGAGGAGAAGCAGACGACAGAGGAGCTGGAGAAAGGGATGAAGGCTCTTTCAACCAACGACACCACCTCCACACCTGCTGCTCCTCTGCCCCCTAAACCTCAAGGCGGCACCCCGGAGGGCTCACCCTCCAAGTCCCCGtccaagaagaaaaagaagttcAAGCCGCCGTCGTTCCTAAAAAAGAGCAAGAAGCAGAAGGAGAAAGCCGAGACCTGA
- the add2 gene encoding beta-adducin isoform X2, whose protein sequence is MSKSPTPKGTPVQRSPSDGVPEGLLSPQHSTPSSGPQHKKRISSLLQSPSFREELDVLIQEQMKKGGSSSNLWALRQLADFMASHGAPAALPVTPSNMMMVTPINDLQGWEPGSMVKGERLMRCKLASAHRLFDLYGWAQISRSCLTLRVSKEQEHFLVLSDGLAYSEVTGSSLVKVNILGEVVEKGSTNLGVDPEKFSLHSAIYSARPDVRCLLHLHTPATAAVSAMKCGLLPLSHEALLVGDVAYYDYNGVMEEEEDRVELQKSLGPTCKVLVLRNHGIMALGESVEEAFYTIYHIQAACQIQVSALCCAGGEQNLTLLDRTIHKPIVAGTVGWAGSTFGPLHKSRVGEHEFEALMRTMDNLGYRTGYAYRFPVLLERSRIRREVEVPATATAFHQFDDDGVHPALRQHPFAQRQQQERTRWLNTPNTYQKVNQEQASPGQRTTWLKAEEVTQAGSTAIKIETTNQFVPLFTNPQEVIETRNKIRQQNRQDMKTAGPQSQVLASVITVDSPPSPVSPPEVPPGPEPPNPFNQLTDQELDEYRKEVQRKQDGGTNGEEVENDKVSLPANSPTKGPPPSPPPVSGHTSEEAKTDPPAIQNGSEEEKQTTEELEKGMKALSTNDTTSTPAAPLPPKPQGGTPEGSPSKSPSKKKKKFKPPSFLKKSKKQKEKAET, encoded by the exons ATGAGCAAGTCGCCCACCCCCAAAGGCACCCCGGTGCAGCGCAGCCCTAGTGATGGGGTCCCTGAGGGCCTCCTGTCTCCTCAGCATTCCACACCCAGCTCCGGACCCCAGCATAAGAAACGCATCTCCAGCCTCCTTCAGAGTCCG tcattCAGGGAGGAGCTGGATGTGTTGATCCAGGAACAGATGAAGAAGGGGGGCAGCTCATCCAACCTGTGGGCGCTGAGACAGCTAGCTGATTTCATGGCCTCGCATGGCGCCCCCGCCGCCCTGCCTGTCACCCCCTCTA ACATGATGATGGTAACTCCCATCAATGACCTGCAGGGCTGGGAGCCTGGCAGCATGGTGAAGGGGGAGAGGTTGATGCGCTGCAAGCTGGCTAGCGCCCATCGGCTGTTTGACCTGTACGGCTGGGCCCAGATCAGCCGCAGCTGTCTCACT CTGCGTGTCAGTAAAGAACAGGAACACTTCTTGGTGCTTTCAGACGGCCTGGCCTACAGTGAGGTGACTGGATCCAGTCTG GTAAAGGTGAACATCCTGGGTGAGGTGGTGGAGAAAGGCAGCACCAACCTGGGCGTGGACCCAGAGAAGTTCAGCCTGCACTCGGCCATCTACTCCGCCCGGCCAGATGTTCGCTGTCTGCTTCACCTCCACACTCCGGCCACGGCTGCG GTTTCAGCAATGAAGTGCGGCCTCCTGCCTCTGTCCCATGAGGCCCTGCTGGTCGGTGACGTGGCTTATTACGACTACAACGGAgtcatggaggaggaggaggacagagtgGAGCTGCAGAAGAGCCTGGGCCCAACCTGTAAG GTTCTAGTGCTGAGGAATCACGGCATCATGGCTCTGGGGGAGTCTGTGGAGGAGGCCTTTTACACTATCTACCACATCCAGGCTGCCTGCCAGATCCAG GTCTCAGCTTTGTGCTGTGCCGGTGGTGAACAGAACCTGACTCTTCTGGACCGGACCATCCATAAACCCATTGTAGCCGGCACTGTCGGCTGGGCTGGCTCCACCTTTGGACCCCTGCATAAGAGCCGCGTCGGGGAGCACGAGTTTGAAGCCCTCATGAGAACCATGGATAACTTG GGCTACCGTACAGGCTACGCCTACCGGTTCCCCGTGCTGCTGGAGCGTTCGCGGATACGGAGGGAGGTGGAGGTGCCTGCGACTGCCACGGCTTTCCACCAGTTTGATGACGACGGAGTGCACCCGGCTCTGAGGCAGCACCCTTTTGCTCAGCGCCAGCAGCAGGAGAGGACTCGGTGGCTCAACACCCCCAACACCTACCAAAAAGTCAACCAGGAGCAAGCCAGCCCGGGTCAGCGCACCACT TGGTTGAAGGCAGAAGAGGTGACACAAGCTGGCAGCACAGCCATCAAGATAGAGACCACCAACCAGTTTGTGCCTCTTTTCACCAACCCTCAAGAGGTGATTGAGACACGAAACAAG ATCCGACAGCAGAATCGTCAGGACATGAAGACCGCAGGACCACAGTCTCAAGTCCTCGCCAGTGTAATAACAGTCGACAGTCCTCCG TCTCCAGTCAGCCCACCTGAAGTCCCACCAGGGCCAGAACCTCCCAACCCCTTCAATCAGCTGACAGACCAGGAGCTGGATGAATACCGCAAAGAGGTGCAAAGGAAACAGGATGGAGGGACCAACG gggaggaggtggagaatgACAAGGTGTCTCTCCCCGCTAACTCCCCCACAAAGGGCCCCCCTCCCAGCCCCCCTCCTGTGTCAG GGCACACTTCTG AAGAGGCAAAGACGGACCCTCCAGCCATACAGAACGGCAGCGAGGAGGAGAAGCAGACGACAGAGGAGCTGGAGAAAGGGATGAAGGCTCTTTCAACCAACGACACCACCTCCACACCTGCTGCTCCTCTGCCCCCTAAACCTCAAGGCGGCACCCCGGAGGGCTCACCCTCCAAGTCCCCGtccaagaagaaaaagaagttcAAGCCGCCGTCGTTCCTAAAAAAGAGCAAGAAGCAGAAGGAGAAAGCCGAGACCTGA
- the add2 gene encoding beta-adducin isoform X1 has product MSKSPTPKGTPVQRSPSDGVPEGLLSPQHSTPSSGPQHKKRISSLLQSPSFREELDVLIQEQMKKGGSSSNLWALRQLADFMASHGAPAALPVTPSNMMMVTPINDLQGWEPGSMVKGERLMRCKLASAHRLFDLYGWAQISRSCLTLRVSKEQEHFLVLSDGLAYSEVTGSSLVKVNILGEVVEKGSTNLGVDPEKFSLHSAIYSARPDVRCLLHLHTPATAAVSAMKCGLLPLSHEALLVGDVAYYDYNGVMEEEEDRVELQKSLGPTCKVLVLRNHGIMALGESVEEAFYTIYHIQAACQIQVSALCCAGGEQNLTLLDRTIHKPIVAGTVGWAGSTFGPLHKSRVGEHEFEALMRTMDNLGYRTGYAYRFPVLLERSRIRREVEVPATATAFHQFDDDGVHPALRQHPFAQRQQQERTRWLNTPNTYQKVNQEQASPGQRTTWLKAEEVTQAGSTAIKIETTNQFVPLFTNPQEVIETRNKIRQQNRQDMKTAGPQSQVLASVITVDSPPSPVSPPEVPPGPEPPNPFNQLTDQELDEYRKEVQRKQDGGTNEGEEVENDKVSLPANSPTKGPPPSPPPVSGHTSEEAKTDPPAIQNGSEEEKQTTEELEKGMKALSTNDTTSTPAAPLPPKPQGGTPEGSPSKSPSKKKKKFKPPSFLKKSKKQKEKAET; this is encoded by the exons ATGAGCAAGTCGCCCACCCCCAAAGGCACCCCGGTGCAGCGCAGCCCTAGTGATGGGGTCCCTGAGGGCCTCCTGTCTCCTCAGCATTCCACACCCAGCTCCGGACCCCAGCATAAGAAACGCATCTCCAGCCTCCTTCAGAGTCCG tcattCAGGGAGGAGCTGGATGTGTTGATCCAGGAACAGATGAAGAAGGGGGGCAGCTCATCCAACCTGTGGGCGCTGAGACAGCTAGCTGATTTCATGGCCTCGCATGGCGCCCCCGCCGCCCTGCCTGTCACCCCCTCTA ACATGATGATGGTAACTCCCATCAATGACCTGCAGGGCTGGGAGCCTGGCAGCATGGTGAAGGGGGAGAGGTTGATGCGCTGCAAGCTGGCTAGCGCCCATCGGCTGTTTGACCTGTACGGCTGGGCCCAGATCAGCCGCAGCTGTCTCACT CTGCGTGTCAGTAAAGAACAGGAACACTTCTTGGTGCTTTCAGACGGCCTGGCCTACAGTGAGGTGACTGGATCCAGTCTG GTAAAGGTGAACATCCTGGGTGAGGTGGTGGAGAAAGGCAGCACCAACCTGGGCGTGGACCCAGAGAAGTTCAGCCTGCACTCGGCCATCTACTCCGCCCGGCCAGATGTTCGCTGTCTGCTTCACCTCCACACTCCGGCCACGGCTGCG GTTTCAGCAATGAAGTGCGGCCTCCTGCCTCTGTCCCATGAGGCCCTGCTGGTCGGTGACGTGGCTTATTACGACTACAACGGAgtcatggaggaggaggaggacagagtgGAGCTGCAGAAGAGCCTGGGCCCAACCTGTAAG GTTCTAGTGCTGAGGAATCACGGCATCATGGCTCTGGGGGAGTCTGTGGAGGAGGCCTTTTACACTATCTACCACATCCAGGCTGCCTGCCAGATCCAG GTCTCAGCTTTGTGCTGTGCCGGTGGTGAACAGAACCTGACTCTTCTGGACCGGACCATCCATAAACCCATTGTAGCCGGCACTGTCGGCTGGGCTGGCTCCACCTTTGGACCCCTGCATAAGAGCCGCGTCGGGGAGCACGAGTTTGAAGCCCTCATGAGAACCATGGATAACTTG GGCTACCGTACAGGCTACGCCTACCGGTTCCCCGTGCTGCTGGAGCGTTCGCGGATACGGAGGGAGGTGGAGGTGCCTGCGACTGCCACGGCTTTCCACCAGTTTGATGACGACGGAGTGCACCCGGCTCTGAGGCAGCACCCTTTTGCTCAGCGCCAGCAGCAGGAGAGGACTCGGTGGCTCAACACCCCCAACACCTACCAAAAAGTCAACCAGGAGCAAGCCAGCCCGGGTCAGCGCACCACT TGGTTGAAGGCAGAAGAGGTGACACAAGCTGGCAGCACAGCCATCAAGATAGAGACCACCAACCAGTTTGTGCCTCTTTTCACCAACCCTCAAGAGGTGATTGAGACACGAAACAAG ATCCGACAGCAGAATCGTCAGGACATGAAGACCGCAGGACCACAGTCTCAAGTCCTCGCCAGTGTAATAACAGTCGACAGTCCTCCG TCTCCAGTCAGCCCACCTGAAGTCCCACCAGGGCCAGAACCTCCCAACCCCTTCAATCAGCTGACAGACCAGGAGCTGGATGAATACCGCAAAGAGGTGCAAAGGAAACAGGATGGAGGGACCAACG aaggggaggaggtggagaatgACAAGGTGTCTCTCCCCGCTAACTCCCCCACAAAGGGCCCCCCTCCCAGCCCCCCTCCTGTGTCAG GGCACACTTCTG AAGAGGCAAAGACGGACCCTCCAGCCATACAGAACGGCAGCGAGGAGGAGAAGCAGACGACAGAGGAGCTGGAGAAAGGGATGAAGGCTCTTTCAACCAACGACACCACCTCCACACCTGCTGCTCCTCTGCCCCCTAAACCTCAAGGCGGCACCCCGGAGGGCTCACCCTCCAAGTCCCCGtccaagaagaaaaagaagttcAAGCCGCCGTCGTTCCTAAAAAAGAGCAAGAAGCAGAAGGAGAAAGCCGAGACCTGA
- the add2 gene encoding beta-adducin isoform X3, whose protein sequence is MSKSPTPKGTPVQRSPSDGVPEGLLSPQHSTPSSGPQHKKRISSLLQSPSFREELDVLIQEQMKKGGSSSNLWALRQLADFMASHGAPAALPVTPSNMMMVTPINDLQGWEPGSMVKGERLMRCKLASAHRLFDLYGWAQISRSCLTLRVSKEQEHFLVLSDGLAYSEVTGSSLVKVNILGEVVEKGSTNLGVDPEKFSLHSAIYSARPDVRCLLHLHTPATAAVSAMKCGLLPLSHEALLVGDVAYYDYNGVMEEEEDRVELQKSLGPTCKVLVLRNHGIMALGESVEEAFYTIYHIQAACQIQVSALCCAGGEQNLTLLDRTIHKPIVAGTVGWAGSTFGPLHKSRVGEHEFEALMRTMDNLGYRTGYAYRFPVLLERSRIRREVEVPATATAFHQFDDDGVHPALRQHPFAQRQQQERTRWLNTPNTYQKVNQEQASPGQRTTWLKAEEVTQAGSTAIKIETTNQFVPLFTNPQEVIETRNKIRQQNRQDMKTAGPQSQVLASVITVDSPPSPVSPPEVPPGPEPPNPFNQLTDQELDEYRKEVQRKQDGGTNEGEEVENDKVSLPANSPTKGPPPSPPPVSEEAKTDPPAIQNGSEEEKQTTEELEKGMKALSTNDTTSTPAAPLPPKPQGGTPEGSPSKSPSKKKKKFKPPSFLKKSKKQKEKAET, encoded by the exons ATGAGCAAGTCGCCCACCCCCAAAGGCACCCCGGTGCAGCGCAGCCCTAGTGATGGGGTCCCTGAGGGCCTCCTGTCTCCTCAGCATTCCACACCCAGCTCCGGACCCCAGCATAAGAAACGCATCTCCAGCCTCCTTCAGAGTCCG tcattCAGGGAGGAGCTGGATGTGTTGATCCAGGAACAGATGAAGAAGGGGGGCAGCTCATCCAACCTGTGGGCGCTGAGACAGCTAGCTGATTTCATGGCCTCGCATGGCGCCCCCGCCGCCCTGCCTGTCACCCCCTCTA ACATGATGATGGTAACTCCCATCAATGACCTGCAGGGCTGGGAGCCTGGCAGCATGGTGAAGGGGGAGAGGTTGATGCGCTGCAAGCTGGCTAGCGCCCATCGGCTGTTTGACCTGTACGGCTGGGCCCAGATCAGCCGCAGCTGTCTCACT CTGCGTGTCAGTAAAGAACAGGAACACTTCTTGGTGCTTTCAGACGGCCTGGCCTACAGTGAGGTGACTGGATCCAGTCTG GTAAAGGTGAACATCCTGGGTGAGGTGGTGGAGAAAGGCAGCACCAACCTGGGCGTGGACCCAGAGAAGTTCAGCCTGCACTCGGCCATCTACTCCGCCCGGCCAGATGTTCGCTGTCTGCTTCACCTCCACACTCCGGCCACGGCTGCG GTTTCAGCAATGAAGTGCGGCCTCCTGCCTCTGTCCCATGAGGCCCTGCTGGTCGGTGACGTGGCTTATTACGACTACAACGGAgtcatggaggaggaggaggacagagtgGAGCTGCAGAAGAGCCTGGGCCCAACCTGTAAG GTTCTAGTGCTGAGGAATCACGGCATCATGGCTCTGGGGGAGTCTGTGGAGGAGGCCTTTTACACTATCTACCACATCCAGGCTGCCTGCCAGATCCAG GTCTCAGCTTTGTGCTGTGCCGGTGGTGAACAGAACCTGACTCTTCTGGACCGGACCATCCATAAACCCATTGTAGCCGGCACTGTCGGCTGGGCTGGCTCCACCTTTGGACCCCTGCATAAGAGCCGCGTCGGGGAGCACGAGTTTGAAGCCCTCATGAGAACCATGGATAACTTG GGCTACCGTACAGGCTACGCCTACCGGTTCCCCGTGCTGCTGGAGCGTTCGCGGATACGGAGGGAGGTGGAGGTGCCTGCGACTGCCACGGCTTTCCACCAGTTTGATGACGACGGAGTGCACCCGGCTCTGAGGCAGCACCCTTTTGCTCAGCGCCAGCAGCAGGAGAGGACTCGGTGGCTCAACACCCCCAACACCTACCAAAAAGTCAACCAGGAGCAAGCCAGCCCGGGTCAGCGCACCACT TGGTTGAAGGCAGAAGAGGTGACACAAGCTGGCAGCACAGCCATCAAGATAGAGACCACCAACCAGTTTGTGCCTCTTTTCACCAACCCTCAAGAGGTGATTGAGACACGAAACAAG ATCCGACAGCAGAATCGTCAGGACATGAAGACCGCAGGACCACAGTCTCAAGTCCTCGCCAGTGTAATAACAGTCGACAGTCCTCCG TCTCCAGTCAGCCCACCTGAAGTCCCACCAGGGCCAGAACCTCCCAACCCCTTCAATCAGCTGACAGACCAGGAGCTGGATGAATACCGCAAAGAGGTGCAAAGGAAACAGGATGGAGGGACCAACG aaggggaggaggtggagaatgACAAGGTGTCTCTCCCCGCTAACTCCCCCACAAAGGGCCCCCCTCCCAGCCCCCCTCCTGTGTCAG AAGAGGCAAAGACGGACCCTCCAGCCATACAGAACGGCAGCGAGGAGGAGAAGCAGACGACAGAGGAGCTGGAGAAAGGGATGAAGGCTCTTTCAACCAACGACACCACCTCCACACCTGCTGCTCCTCTGCCCCCTAAACCTCAAGGCGGCACCCCGGAGGGCTCACCCTCCAAGTCCCCGtccaagaagaaaaagaagttcAAGCCGCCGTCGTTCCTAAAAAAGAGCAAGAAGCAGAAGGAGAAAGCCGAGACCTGA